The Mesotoga infera genome includes the window ACTTCAGCAGGAATGACCTTGAAGAGTTGTCTGTCTGTATGGAAAGGCTTCTAGAGGCTATAAGAGACAAGCATGACCTCGCAAATACAGACGCTGCATTCCACAAGAAGATATTTGAGATCTCTCACAATCGATTCCTTAAGGAGGTTTTCGATGTGGTCTTTGATGGACTTGAGATCTTGTGGAAGTCGCCCCTTGGACTGGACACTTTCGGAGATGCCGGACTACCTCTTCATGAGGACCTCTATGAGGCAATAGCATCCAGAGATGTTAAGGGTGCACTGAAAGTATACGATCAGATCATCGAGCTTGACAAGAAGGACATAGTTGACCTAACTGGTTATGGTAGGGAACTGCTTCATAACTGCCAGGAAGTTGATAGGAGTGACTCATATGAAGATTGATGTACTTAAGATTCTTGAAAGAGATGACAAATGGTACTTAGGAGGGGGGAACAGGCTCCTATGGGCTCCTCCATTTCCGGTGTTTCTGGATAGTCCAGGAGCATGGGATTTTCTGAGTTACTTTGACATGAGAATTGATCCAGGTTATGCAATCAGCACAATGAAGAATGGAATCCCAATCGATTTTAGGTGCGTAGACAGGACATGGAACCCGGCAGTTCTTAAGAGCAGGTTTTCGGCTGAGAATCTTGAATTGATCGAAGAGAAAGCTTTGCTAGAAGAGGACTTTCTTCTCTCAAAAGTGACGCTCAAGAACGTGGGCGAAGAACCGATCGAGTTGGATGTTGTGGTTTGGACAGCCCAGCAGTGCTCTGAGAGTGATCACGAAACAGATATAACGCATGCAGAACCTGCGAAAAACGGAATTCGCTTCGGAAAGAAACTCATAAAACCTAACAGAAGACCAATCGATTCAGAGGTGATGTTAGCACTTGAAGCCATGGAGAACTACAACATCACCTTTTCAGAGAGAACGGCCAACATCCCGAATTTCAGATTGTCTCCATTCTACGAGAAACTTGGCAAGAAAGGGCTCTTGGCCGGAATCACCAATAACGGCATTAACAGAAACGGCCTACTCTACATGGGCGTTCACAGAAGAATCACTATCGATCCGATGGACGAGTCTGTATTTGTTTGTGGTCTTGGTGCCGCGCAAAGTGAAGAAGAGGTTATTAAGAAAGGAGAAAGACTGCTCAGTATAGATCCTGTTAAAAAGAGCACGGAGACCTGGGAACGGTATTTTGCATCGTTGCCTCAGTTTCGCGTTAGTAATCCATTCATGCAAACATATTACTACTACAGGTGGTATGGACTAAAGCTGTTCACAAGTGAGGTTAGCGAGTCATTTATGAAGCATCCGGCAATTGCCGAAGGCCTCGATTACTTCAGAGCACTGATCACTTACAGCGCACAATGCCATATCCTGGAAACCCGCTGGTCCAACAGTACGAGTATTGGTCAAGGGAGTCTGCTGAACTTCTTGGAGAATCAGAAAGAAGATGGGGCGTTCGTAGGTCATATCTATGTTAACCAAATTCAGGAGAACGGTTTCTACCACGCCGACTGGGGGAGGGCGATTCGGGATCTGCATAGTGTTCACCCAGATATTGATTTCATAAGCAGGATTTATGAACCGCTGAAGAAGTATCTAGCCTACTTCGATTCATCTAGAGATCAGGAGAACTCCGGACTCTATGATGTAGTAGATCAGTTCGAGACAGGACAGGAGTTTATGAGCAGATACACTGCCGTTGATCCAATGTCTGATAGGTACGGCTGGACGAATAATATAAGGCTTAAAGGCGTAGATGCAACAGTCTATGTATACAACCTCAAGAAGGCGCTCTCCTGGATGGCGGGAATTCTCGGTCTTGATGAAGAAAGCAGCCGTTTCAAATTGAGCGCCGAGAAGACGAAGAAGGCCGTTCTTGAAACAATGTGGGATCCGGATCACGAAATCTTCTCAGATGTCAATCCAGCCAATTTCAAGAGAACAGGAGTGAAGGCAGCAGTATGCTTCTATCCCTATCTAACGGATATCGTAGATGAGTCTCACATTCCTGGTCTCAAGAAGCATCTGCTCAATCCAGCAGAGTTCTGGACCGAATACCCAGTACCAGCGACAAGTCTAGATGATCACTCTTTCAGTCAATGGGCCGAATGGAAAGGCAAAAGACACAACTGCCCCTGGAACGGAAGAGTATGGCCGATGACAAACAGCCATATCGTAGACGTTCTAGGAATATGTGCAAGAAGATTCAAAGACCCACTCCTTCGCGAAAAGACTGTTGAGATTATCGAGAAGTTCATCGAAATGATGTTCTTTGACGGTGATCCAAGAAGACCGAATTGCTTTGAACACTATAACCCTTTCAACGGAAGGCCGAGTATCTACAGAGGTGTCGATGATTACCAGCATTCATGGGTAATCGATCTTCTGATCAGATACGTTGTAGGCATTGATATCTCTGAGAATGGAATCGAAATTGATCCATTTCCCTTCGACCTTGATTTCGAGATCGATAATCTGGAGGTTGCAGGAAGGCGAGTTAGAGTTGCTTCGAATAGTGGCGCAGTTGAAGTTCAGCTTGACGGGAAAACAACCGTAATCAATTAATCACCCGCATTCTAGCGGACAGGTAATCAAAATGGAGGTGGGAGTATGCAAAAGGCAAGGTATCTGAAGGGTTCTCTTGTGATTGCTCTGATTTTGCTTTCTTCACTTGTACTGGGAACAACCAAGCTCAGAGTCACGACCTGGGCAGGCGCTGAAGAAGCAGCTCTTGACGAAGCAATCATTGCCGAATTCATGAGGCTGAATCCGGAGTATGAGGTAGTCTACGAACCGGTTCCAGGCGACTATTACCAGA containing:
- a CDS encoding FadR family transcriptional regulator produces the protein MKARRRTATDVVNKLKKMIVLEDLERLPGELELTERLGVSRTVVREALRVLEYEGITRTVHGSGTFVLKRTKLRIQFNVNFEIETDSARDILDLIEVRSTLERSAISLAISNFSRNDLEELSVCMERLLEAIRDKHDLANTDAAFHKKIFEISHNRFLKEVFDVVFDGLEILWKSPLGLDTFGDAGLPLHEDLYEAIASRDVKGALKVYDQIIELDKKDIVDLTGYGRELLHNCQEVDRSDSYED